The nucleotide sequence TCGTTTGTTAGGAAAAAGAATTCAAGCTCATCAATGATTAGCTGCAATCGTTCGGTATAATAGCTGAAATCCTCCAAAGTTTCACTAACGAATTCTTGGTTTTGGATTTGTTTCTTTGCTTCTAATAAAACGTGAATCAAGTCACGAAGCTGAAAGGAAAGTCTCATCGCCATCTCTTTAATAGTGGGCCAATTTTCTAACGAATCATCTGTCCCAAAGCGATATTGAAAACGACCTATATCATTAACAGCAACTTGTTTTTTATGATGATCAATGGAAGAAAAAATAGTTCGGAATAGATCATCTGTTTCATTCATAGCGTCTTGCCATAAACGTTCCCATTCGAATTGCTGTAGGGTTTCATTTATCTGCTGATGCTGGCTAGATGCCTTTTCCAACCAGGATGATTCTTGTCCAGAAACGTGAATCTGCTTCAAGAGATACTGGACATGAAAGTAATCTAATTTCGAACCGAAATGCTTCGAAGCGGTTGTTTCTAAATGATGAGCTTCATCTAGAATGGCATATTGATAAGCAGGTAACAAATAACTTTCACTCGTCATGTCTGTGCATAGTAAGGAGTGATTTGTAATGATAATATCCGCCTTCTGAGCATTCACCCTCGCCCTTTGATAAAACGACCTCGAATACCATGGAGAAGCTTGATCTAATACACGTTCTGCTTCAGTTGAAACTTTAGATAAAAATTGCTTCCCACTTGTCGGAAGTTGTATTTCATCTAAATCCCCTGTTAACGTTTCTGTGAGCCAAACTAAAATAATGGCCTTCGTTAACGTCATATCATAATTGTCATATTCTTTACTATTTAATTCTGCTTCGAATCTTTTTAAGCTTAAATAATGCTGCTTCCCTTTTAATATTGCTACTTCAAATGGAAATGGGAGAGCCTTCTTCAAAAGAGGAACTTCTTTCTCAAGTAATTGACTCTGTAACTGTGTCAAATGGGTACTAATTACGACTCGTTTTTGGGAGGAAGCCGCATGATAAATGGCTGGAATAAGATAGGCTAGTGACTTTCCAGTGCCCGTTTCCGCTTCAATCAACCCATGAGTTTCAGATTGAAAAGCATCAAAAACTATTTCCGACATATCTCGCTGCCCTTTTCGTGCTTCAAAGTACGGTAGAAAACTCCTTATCCCCTCCGGTTGCTCATATAATTGATCTAACAAATCTCCAAAGGAAATCGACTCTTTTTCTTTTTCTTCCGAATCGTGGATCTCCCGTTTTAGTAAAGCAATACCTCTAAAAATTTCTACATCTGTTCCGGACTCTTCTTGAAACGCAAGTTGGTCTATACGATTTTGGATAAGAATGGCTAAATCGCTTTTTAACACAGGTTCAAAATCTAATAAATGCACTAACGTTTCATACGGTAAGGTATATAGTTTAGACAAGAGTGTGTTTAACAGTTCTGCAGTAGCTAAAGCGTCGGAAAAGGCACGATGCGGGTTATCATGCATAAAAGAAAAATATTCTGCGAGCTGTCCAAGCTTATAGCCAGGAGCTTGGGGCAGAAGAATTCGAGCGAGTTCCACTGTATCAATAACAGGTATATGTAGCGCAGCATATCCGCTTAATTGTAATTCTGCATTTAAAAAACCTAAGTCGAACGGAACATTATGGGCTACAATGTAAGCATCTTCAAACATATGTATAATCTCTTCGGCAATATCCGAAAAAACAGGCGCATCCTTTACATGACTTTCTGTGATTCCAGTCAGATTCGATATAAACGCTGGAATGGAAGTATGAGGATTCAAAAAACTCGAGAACTCTTCGACTACCTCCTCGTTTTCCATAACGACGATACCAATTTCTATTATACGATCACCCTTAGCTGGTGAGTGACCAGTTGTTTCTAAATCAAGGACCACAAATCGATTCAAGTGATTCACCTCCAACTTCCATCCCTGTCACTATGGTTTATTTTATGTCTATAGGAAAACTCTTATCAAGTTGATAAGAGTTCCCTTCACCTTATACGATTATAATATCGTTAACGGAGGTTCTTCTTCTATAACATCCGCAATCGAGTTATCCTCATTCATTAAAGCCACTTTTGGCTTAAATGCCGCCAATTCTTCATTGGAAACCATCGCATAGGAAACAATGATCACCACATCATCCTTCTGGACCAATCGGGCAGCCGCACCATTTAAACAAACGACTCCAGATCCTCTTTCCCCTGCAATCACATAGGTTTCTAATCGTGCACCATTGTTGTTATTTACAATTTGTACTTTCTCGTGCGGTAAGATGCCCACTTGATCTATAATATCCTGGTCAATAGTAATACTTCCCACGTAATTTAAATTGGCTTCGGTGACACGTGCTCGATGAATTTTTGCTTTCATCATGGTACGTAGCATAGCGTTATCCCCCTAATGTAACGTCTGTTTTACTTCCTTCCCTTTGAAAAATAACATTATCAATAAGCCTAGCATGTTCAAAGAAAACAGCAATAGCTAGTATAACCTGTCCGTCTATATAGTCGACCGGTTTTAGATCCGGATAAGATAATAGTTCCACATAATCTATTTTACCATGAGTATGGCTCTGGATGAATCGTTCCACACCCTTAACAATTGTAACAGGATTTCGTTCCCCGTCAATAACAAGTTTTCTTCCCGCTTCCAACGATTGGTAAAGGCTTGGAGCTTCCGCTCGTTCTTGTTCACTCAAGTAAACATTCCGACTACTTTTGGCCAAGCCATCCGCTTCCCTGACAGTGGACACGGGCACGATTTCTATTGGAAAATTAAAGTCATGAATCAAACTGTCCACGACCGCAACCTGTTGGGCATCCTTTAGTCCAAAGTAACATCTAGTAGGCTGGGTCAGATGAAACAGCTTCGTTAATACGGTCACGACACCATCAAAGTGCCCCGGTCGTCTTTTCCCACACAACACTTCGTTTCTACTCACGACCTGCAAGTTAATGGATGAATCGTTTGGGTACATGTCTTCAACAGTTGGAAGAAATAAAAGATTAACGTTCTCGCTTTCCGCTACTTTTTTATCACGTTCTTCATCCCGAGGATACCGATCGTAATCCTCATTTGGTCCAAACTGTAGGGGATTTACAAAAATACTGACAATCACGATATCGTTTTGTTCTCTCGCTTTTTTCATTAAACGTTGATGACCATCGTGTAAAAAACCCATAGTTGGTACGAATCCGATTGCTTTCCCTTGTTGTTTATAAGCTTTCACCTGTTCGTTTAATGCTTGTATGCTACGGACTACGTCCATGTTATTGCCTCCTGTTATAAATCCTTCAAAAGCTCCTCATTCATGGTATAGGAATGGTCTTCTGACGGGAACGTTTGCTGTTTTACTTCTTTTATGTAAGACTCGATAGCTGTTCGGATAGGAGAAGAGATATCTTCATAAGCTTTCACAAATTTCGGTAACCTTGAGACACCATACTGTACAAGATCATGATAGACCAACACTTGCCCATCACAATCAGGACCAGCACCTATACCGATTGTTGGAATCTTTACATGGCTCGTAATCACAGAAGCCAGTTGTTTAGGTACACATTCTAACACGATAGCCATTGCACCATGTGCCTCTAATTGTTGTGCATCGCGCAACAGTTTTTCAGCTGCTTGTTTATCTTTCCCCTGTACTTTAAAGCCACCGAGTACATGAACGGATTGAGGGGTCAAACCGATATGGGATACAACCGGGATACCTGCGTCCGTCAATTTTTTAGTCAAGGCCAATACTTCTTCCGACGCGCCCTCTAGCTTTAAGGCTTGTGCGTTCGTTTGTTGGAAAATTCTACGTGCATTGAGTAAGGAATCTTCCATGGAGATATGATAGGACATGAAGGGCATATCGACGACAACAAACGTATCCGTAGCTGCTCTTGTTACTGCCTTCCCATGGTGGATCATATCGTCTACGGTTACTTGGACAGTAGAGTCATACCCTAATACGACCATTCCGAGGGAATCCCCGACCAACACCATATCCACACTGGCTTCTTGTGCAGTAAGAGCGGATGGATAGTCATACGCCGTAATCATGGTGATTTTTTCATTTTCCTGCTTCATTTTTTGAAGTTGAAGATTTGTTTTCATATTCAAGCTCCTTCACCAAATAATCTCACCGGAATATAACGGTGTTCGTTTCCCGTTGTTTTCTACTAACAAAGAACCATCTTCTTGTAAGCCAACTATTTTTACACGTTGCTCTTCTTGCATTGTTTTCACCGTTACTTCGTGGCCAATTTTATATCCGTAGTCTTCCCAAATAGATCGAATGGTTGCAAATCCTTCCTTTATGTAGTGCTCATACTTTTTTTCAAAGTCCTGCAAGATATGTTGGATGATCACACGCATGTCCCATTCTTTGTCTGTTTCCGTTCGAATACTAGTCGCTTTTTCTCTAAGTTCTTCAGGGAAGTCTGTCCCCTTCTGATTAACATTTATTCCAATACCGATGATCAAGTATTGAATCTGGTCATGCTCAGATTGCATCTCTGTCAGTATTCCAGCTACTTTTCGATCCCCAATAAATATATCATTTGGCCATTTAATAGCTGGTCTTACCGATGTGATTTCTTCAATCACCTTCACTAATACTGTCGCGGTTAATAAGGTTAGCTGGGACGCTTGGTATGGGAGTACAACTGGTCGCAGAAGTAGACTCATCCAAATTCCTTGATTTGGTGAATGCCAGGCGCGATTTAATCGACCTTTTCCTGCAGTTTGTTCATCTGCAATCACAACCGTCCCATGCTCGGCTCCATCAATAGCTAGTTTTTGTGCCAGCGTTTGAGTGGAAGGGGTGACTGGTTTATGAATCACCTGTTTTCCTAACCAATCGGTGTGAAGTCCCCATTGAATCGTGTTAACGCTTAGCTTGTCTGGAGATTCGATAATCTTATAGCCTTTTTTGGCGATAGCCTCAATCACATATCCATCTTTTTCTAATTCCTTCATATGCTTCCATACAGCGGTTCGAGATATTTCCAAAACATTTGAAATTTGTTGTCCGGAGATGTACTCGGCTTTTGCTTTCTCTAAAAGGTTAATAATTCGTTGGCGGGTGTTCTCCATGACTTAGCACCCACTCCTTTATCTTCTTTTTATCGTTTCGTTGTTTTCCAATTACTACAGCATGCTCAATGGCTTCCGTCCACATGCCAATCCAAGGACCTTTTTGTTTTTGGGGAAACCAACTAGCAAGGTCAGTGCCATTGATACTCAACTGTTTTCTTTCTTTTATCGGTAATTGTCGTCGAATTTCTAACACACTGTCCAATGAGATTGTATGATTGTTTAATACATCAAGAACACGGATAAAGCTCTCGTCTAAAGAAGCTGGTAGCTGATAAATCATCCAAGCGTCAAGACCATGTTCCTGAAAATAGTAAGTAGCAGTTACGAGCTGTTCTGCTTCCCTTTGGGTATGTCTAGAAAGCTTCCACTTTTGGCCAAAAACACGAATTCCAATAGTATCATCTAAAAAGTGGCAGAGAGTTAGCAACTCACGAATATGTCCTAATGGTTTAGAAAGAGCCCTTATCCGATCTTGGATATTGCCTGATTCCTGTATGACAGGGATCTGTGATGCAAGTCTTGTTTCGAAAAATAGCTGTAATCCACGTTCCACAAACCGACCAGCCAAAAGCTTTTCAAACTCTTGTACAATTCGTTCGATCGAAATGTTTGCTAATAAGGGTCCATACTCCTTCATTGCTTTTTTTGAATTAGGTTCAACATGAAATCCTAATTGACTAACAAAACGTGCAGCGCGCATGATGCGTAAGGGGTCTTCTTGAAAACGTAATGACGGCTCCCTTACCGTACGAATCTGTTGATTAGTTAAGTCAGCTTGCCCATTAAATGGATCGAAAAGATTACCTGTCTCATCCATCGCGATAGCATTCATCGTAAAATCACGCCGTGACAAGTCTTTCTCAATTTCATGTACAAATTGAACCTGATCTGGATGTCTAAAATCCGAGTAACTACTCTCCTCTCGGAACGTAGTTACTTCAAACGACTCCCCTTGCATACGTACGATAACCGTCCCATGTTCAATCCCAACTGGGATCACTTTCGGGAAAATTTCTTGAACTTGTTCCGGTTTTGCTGATGTTGCAATGTCAATGTCATTCGTCTTCCTTTTTAACAGAAAATCCCGAACATATCCACCAACAAAATAAGCTTCATACCCATTGTCTTTTAATGTTTCTATGATTTTTTTTCCTTTTTGAAAGCCTGTGTTCATATTGAAACACCCCTTCAGGCCTCGTATGTTCGGATGTATTGCTTCAGGATCGTTGTAGAGTGAAACTCTTCTTTCACTTTGTTCAAACCATTTGCAGAAAAGGTTCGATGAAGTGTGGAATCGGTCAGCAATTGAATGGCTCTTTCAACCACCTGGTCAATATTTCCGATTTCCGTAATAAATCCATTTATACCATCCTCAATCACTTCTGGAATTCCTCCTGCATTAGAACCTATGCAAGGAACCCCACATGCCATCGCTTCTAACAAGACTAGTCCAAAGCTTTCTTTTTCTGAAAGCAACAATTTTAAATCTGCCATGGCGAGAATGTTTGCAACATTATTTTGTCTGCCTAAAAAGAGTACCTTCTCGCTTAACCCGAGCATGTGGACGAGCTGACGAATTTCTGAATAATCAGGTCCGTCTCCAACGAGCAATAACTTAGAAGGGATCTTAGCTGAAATTTTTTCAAAGGCATATACGATATCTTCTACTCGTTTCACTTTTCGAAAATTGGAAATATGTATGAGAACTTTTTCATCCGGTAGTATATCGTATTTCTTCTTCCATTCATCGCGATCTTCTCTTACGTGATACTCGGATTCATCTACAAAGTTATAGACCACTTGAATCTCTTTTTCAATATCTAACATTTCCTTTGTCTGCTTTACTAAACTGTGAGAAACAGCGGTTACGACATCAGATTGCTCAATCCCGTGTTTAATCATTTTCTTCAGACTTTTATCAATACCAAGCACCGTAATATCCGTACCGTGAAGCGTTGTTACGATCTTAACATCTCGCTTTGCCATTTGCTTAGCTAATATCGCACATATCGCATGCGGCATTGCATAATGCACGTGTAAGATATCTAGTTGCTCCGTATCGATGACTTCAGCCATTTTATTAGCTAACGCAAGATCATACGGTGGATATTGAAAAACCGGGTAATGGTTCACTTCTACTTCATGAAAAAAAATGTTCGGGTTCGCAACATTTAATCGAAAAGGAATACTGGATGTAATAAAATGCACTTGATAACCGTGTGCTGCTAACATTTTACCAAGTTCGGTGGCAATAACTCCTGAGCCCCCGACAGATGGATAACACGTAATTCCAATTCGCTTCATCACTTATCGGCACCTTTTGCTTCCACAACTTCTCTCCACTGAAGCAAGCCTGCATCTAAACCACGAATAAATACCTCTGCTGTCCCGATGTTAGTAGCGAGCGGCACCTTGTAAACATCACATAATCGAATCAACGCAGTTACATCAGGCTCATGAGGTTGAGCCGTTAAAGGGTCGCGAAGGAAAATAATCATGTCCATTTTGTTTTCAGCTACCATGGCACCAATCTGTTGATCTCCACCAAGTGGTCCTGATTGAAATCGATATA is from Radiobacillus kanasensis and encodes:
- the panC gene encoding pantoate--beta-alanine ligase, whose product is MDVVRSIQALNEQVKAYKQQGKAIGFVPTMGFLHDGHQRLMKKAREQNDIVIVSIFVNPLQFGPNEDYDRYPRDEERDKKVAESENVNLLFLPTVEDMYPNDSSINLQVVSRNEVLCGKRRPGHFDGVVTVLTKLFHLTQPTRCYFGLKDAQQVAVVDSLIHDFNFPIEIVPVSTVREADGLAKSSRNVYLSEQERAEAPSLYQSLEAGRKLVIDGERNPVTIVKGVERFIQSHTHGKIDYVELLSYPDLKPVDYIDGQVILAIAVFFEHARLIDNVIFQREGSKTDVTLGG
- the dinG gene encoding ATP-dependent DNA helicase DinG gives rise to the protein MNHLNRFVVLDLETTGHSPAKGDRIIEIGIVVMENEEVVEEFSSFLNPHTSIPAFISNLTGITESHVKDAPVFSDIAEEIIHMFEDAYIVAHNVPFDLGFLNAELQLSGYAALHIPVIDTVELARILLPQAPGYKLGQLAEYFSFMHDNPHRAFSDALATAELLNTLLSKLYTLPYETLVHLLDFEPVLKSDLAILIQNRIDQLAFQEESGTDVEIFRGIALLKREIHDSEEKEKESISFGDLLDQLYEQPEGIRSFLPYFEARKGQRDMSEIVFDAFQSETHGLIEAETGTGKSLAYLIPAIYHAASSQKRVVISTHLTQLQSQLLEKEVPLLKKALPFPFEVAILKGKQHYLSLKRFEAELNSKEYDNYDMTLTKAIILVWLTETLTGDLDEIQLPTSGKQFLSKVSTEAERVLDQASPWYSRSFYQRARVNAQKADIIITNHSLLCTDMTSESYLLPAYQYAILDEAHHLETTASKHFGSKLDYFHVQYLLKQIHVSGQESSWLEKASSQHQQINETLQQFEWERLWQDAMNETDDLFRTIFSSIDHHKKQVAVNDIGRFQYRFGTDDSLENWPTIKEMAMRLSFQLRDLIHVLLEAKKQIQNQEFVSETLEDFSYYTERLQLIIDELEFFFLTNDPLQVKWIEIEAYGARNAVFLYSEPVDVSKLLWEHLFEEKKSVILTSATLTMKQSFDFMKKRIGLEQQEVLETKIQSPYVYEEQVQVMIPSDFPAIQYGKSEDFILSVCEAIYSMAEITQGRMLVLFTSYDMLKKSYRLLKEMNEENSFVLIAQGISSGSRTRLKKNFQLNDKAILLGTSSFWEGVDIPGNDLSCLFIVRLPFQPPDHPSYEAKAEFIKEAGKNPFMDLALPNAVIRFKQGFGRLIRSSTDRGIVFICDDRIMKTRYGKYFVDSIPKVPILYSTTYDLLKKADEWL
- a CDS encoding CCA tRNA nucleotidyltransferase encodes the protein MNTGFQKGKKIIETLKDNGYEAYFVGGYVRDFLLKRKTNDIDIATSAKPEQVQEIFPKVIPVGIEHGTVIVRMQGESFEVTTFREESSYSDFRHPDQVQFVHEIEKDLSRRDFTMNAIAMDETGNLFDPFNGQADLTNQQIRTVREPSLRFQEDPLRIMRAARFVSQLGFHVEPNSKKAMKEYGPLLANISIERIVQEFEKLLAGRFVERGLQLFFETRLASQIPVIQESGNIQDRIRALSKPLGHIRELLTLCHFLDDTIGIRVFGQKWKLSRHTQREAEQLVTATYYFQEHGLDAWMIYQLPASLDESFIRVLDVLNNHTISLDSVLEIRRQLPIKERKQLSINGTDLASWFPQKQKGPWIGMWTEAIEHAVVIGKQRNDKKKIKEWVLSHGEHPPTNY
- the panD gene encoding aspartate 1-decarboxylase — its product is MLRTMMKAKIHRARVTEANLNYVGSITIDQDIIDQVGILPHEKVQIVNNNNGARLETYVIAGERGSGVVCLNGAAARLVQKDDVVIIVSYAMVSNEELAAFKPKVALMNEDNSIADVIEEEPPLTIL
- a CDS encoding biotin--[acetyl-CoA-carboxylase] ligase; translation: MENTRQRIINLLEKAKAEYISGQQISNVLEISRTAVWKHMKELEKDGYVIEAIAKKGYKIIESPDKLSVNTIQWGLHTDWLGKQVIHKPVTPSTQTLAQKLAIDGAEHGTVVIADEQTAGKGRLNRAWHSPNQGIWMSLLLRPVVLPYQASQLTLLTATVLVKVIEEITSVRPAIKWPNDIFIGDRKVAGILTEMQSEHDQIQYLIIGIGINVNQKGTDFPEELREKATSIRTETDKEWDMRVIIQHILQDFEKKYEHYIKEGFATIRSIWEDYGYKIGHEVTVKTMQEEQRVKIVGLQEDGSLLVENNGKRTPLYSGEIIW
- the panB gene encoding 3-methyl-2-oxobutanoate hydroxymethyltransferase encodes the protein MKTNLQLQKMKQENEKITMITAYDYPSALTAQEASVDMVLVGDSLGMVVLGYDSTVQVTVDDMIHHGKAVTRAATDTFVVVDMPFMSYHISMEDSLLNARRIFQQTNAQALKLEGASEEVLALTKKLTDAGIPVVSHIGLTPQSVHVLGGFKVQGKDKQAAEKLLRDAQQLEAHGAMAIVLECVPKQLASVITSHVKIPTIGIGAGPDCDGQVLVYHDLVQYGVSRLPKFVKAYEDISSPIRTAIESYIKEVKQQTFPSEDHSYTMNEELLKDL
- the mgsA gene encoding methylglyoxal synthase — translated: MNIALIAHDEKKKEMMDFTIAYKHILQEHSLFATGTTGKRIEEATQLTVYRFQSGPLGGDQQIGAMVAENKMDMIIFLRDPLTAQPHEPDVTALIRLCDVYKVPLATNIGTAEVFIRGLDAGLLQWREVVEAKGADK
- the bshA gene encoding N-acetyl-alpha-D-glucosaminyl L-malate synthase BshA, with protein sequence MKRIGITCYPSVGGSGVIATELGKMLAAHGYQVHFITSSIPFRLNVANPNIFFHEVEVNHYPVFQYPPYDLALANKMAEVIDTEQLDILHVHYAMPHAICAILAKQMAKRDVKIVTTLHGTDITVLGIDKSLKKMIKHGIEQSDVVTAVSHSLVKQTKEMLDIEKEIQVVYNFVDESEYHVREDRDEWKKKYDILPDEKVLIHISNFRKVKRVEDIVYAFEKISAKIPSKLLLVGDGPDYSEIRQLVHMLGLSEKVLFLGRQNNVANILAMADLKLLLSEKESFGLVLLEAMACGVPCIGSNAGGIPEVIEDGINGFITEIGNIDQVVERAIQLLTDSTLHRTFSANGLNKVKEEFHSTTILKQYIRTYEA